The segment TTAATTTCCAAGAGAATATATGGATTTGTTCCTGccagatttttattcttttttcattggCCAGTTTCCTGTTACTTagcattgtttctttttgttctagGAGTATTAAAGCCAGCCATATCCTCATTTCTGGTGATGGCTTAGTGACCCTCTCTGGCCTGTCCCATCTGCATAGTTTGGTTAAGCATGGACAGAGGCATAGGGCTGTGTATGATTTCCCACAGTTCAGCACATCAGTGCAGCCGTGGCTGAGTCCAGAACTACTGAGACAGGTCAGGTGTGGCCGTTGCATTGGGTTTTCTGTGTCTCAAGTGTCTTCTGAGTTTGGCTAAAGTACAGTTGTGTCTTTATATTTGGATTGGTGAATGGCCTTCTGcaagactttatttctctttcttgtcaAAATTATGTTAGGAAATTAAATACCATATATGAAGTGTGTCTTGATTTGTCGCTTATGGGTTTCTTTTCCATTATTGTTCACCATTCTTTATCAAAAAAGCACATGTGTATAACTTTTGGTTAACTTATTTGCACTAAAAGACTTCAAATTAATTGTGTCCTACAGGATTTACATGGGTATAATGTGAAGTCAGATATttacagtgttgggattacagcatgtGAATTAGCCAGTGGGCAGGTGCCTTTCCAGGACATGCATAGAACTCAGGTAAGTGCTGCTAAAATGCCTGAGCTACTTGCCTTTCATAAGACTGCTTACATTCTAGATAATTTCTGTTAAACATGTTTGCTATAGACTCTTAGGAGCTttattgttgttactgttttaatATTTTGCCTGAAAAGTGTTGAAGGAAAGTTCTGTTTCTTTTAGATGCTGTTACAGAAACTGAAAGGTCCTCCTTATAGCCCATTGGATATCAGTATTTTCCCTCAATCAGAATCCAGAATGAAAAATTCCCAGTCAGGTGTAGACTCTGGGATTGGAGAAAGTGTGCTTGTCTCCAGTGGAACTCACACAGTAAATAGTGACCGATTACACACACCATCCTCAAAAACTTTCTCTCCTGCCTTCTTTAGCTTGGTACAGCTCTGTTTGCAGCAAGATCCTGAGAAAAGGTAATATTGATCTCTTTTAAATAGCACAAAATGtacatgttttacattttatagaaGCTTTGTAACATTGCCCTTCCAGGAGAATACAAATCTTTTGATCAAAATATTGTCTGCTCTAGAAAATATCAATGCTAAGAACAATTAGTGGGAACAAGCAAATGAGAAGAATACTGGATTCAAAATcagaagaggctgggtgtggtggctcatacgtgtaatcccagaactttgggagacagaggcgggtggattgcctgaggtcaggagttcaagaccagcctggccaacatggtgaaaccccatctcatctctactaaaaatacaaaaattagccgcgtgtggtggcatgcacctgtagtcccagctactcgggaggctgagagaggagaattgcttgaacccagtaagcagaggttgcagtgagccaagatcacgccactgcactgtaacctaggtgacagagcgagactccatctcaaaagaaaaaaaaaaaaaaatcagaagagttGGGCTCCAGTCTCAGCTGTATCATTTTCTAActgatttttacaataaaaatcagAGTCAAAATCAGTTACTCTTTCTAGACATTAATTAGCACATTTACGTTAAGACTCtagtataaaatgtaaattgCTGCTACCCTACTAAGTTACTGTCAGTAAATACTGTGTGCAGTAAATGTTGAGTATGGATTAATTGAAGGATACCTCTACAATTATTTCCTTTAGTCAAGGTTGTAGCTAAGAATTGGGCTTCTGACATacattctttttaatctttttcgtATTGGGTTTTATAGCTCTAAACCTAATTTCTAACATATTTTTACACCTGAAATCTACATTCTaatataaaggtttttttttataactttcttaaaaatttcaGGCCATCAGCAAGCAGTTTATTGTCCCATGTTTTCTTCAAACAGGTGAGCTGATCTATCATCCGTTGTCTCGATGTTTTTaattactattaaaaagtcacttTATTTTGTTGGCTTGATGAGATATTTTGGTTACCAAGGTTCTTACTAATAACTTTGttacaaaataaagttaaaaacaagaaaacttttGGTAGTTCAATTACAGACTTTCTAAAATACTTTCATTCTTCAAAACAgaatgagtaaaaataaaatggactaTCATCACGTTACTGATGCTTGGTGTATATTTTGATTAATTTAGAGACATTTTCTATGTTGGCTAGAAATGATGAAAGGGCAAAGTAACTCTGATAAGAAGTCAGTTTATTTGGCTCTTCTTCCTGTTTTCAGATGACCAGAATCAAAGGCAGTTTTAGGGGAAATacctgaaaacaattttaaacacatttaacataaattctttaaaagttatttattgcTAACAAAACTGATATATTGAAATGATATATCAACAGCCTTATTTTGAGTTTCTTTAACAGATGAAAGAAGAAAGCCAGGATTCAATACTTTCACTGTTGCCTCCTGCTTATAACAAGCCATCAATATCATTGCCTCCAGTGTTACCTTGGACTGAGCCAGAATGTGATTTTCCTGATGAAAAAGACTCATACTGGGAATTCTAGGGCTGCCAAATCATTTTATGTCCTATATACTTGACACTTTCTCCTTGCtgctttttcttctgtatttctagGTACAAATACCAGAATTATACTTGAAAATACAGTTGGTGCACTGGAGAATCTATTATTTAAAACCACTCTGTTCAAAGGGGCACCAGTTTGTAGTCCCTCTGTTTCGCACAGAGTACTATGACAAGGAAACATCAGAATTACTAATCTAGCTAGTGTCATTtattctggaatttttttctaagcTGTGACTAACTCTTTTTATCTCTCAATATAATTTTTgagccagttaattttttttcagtattttgctGTCCCTTGGGAATGGGCCCTCAGAGGACAGTGCTTCCAAGTACATCTTCTTCTCCCAGATTCTCTGGCCTTTTTAATGAGCTATTGTTAAACCAACAGGATAGTTTATCTTACATCAGACCCTTTTCTGGTAGAGGGAAAATGTTTGtgctttccctttttcttctgttaatacTTATGGTAACACCTAACTGAGCCTCACTCACATTAAATGATTCACTtgaaatatatacagaaattgtaatttgcttttttttaaaaaagggggcTAAAGTAACACTTTCCTACCTATGTAAATTATAGATCCTAAATTCATGCACCCCGTGGGAGCTCAATAAAGATTTACTGAATTGagtttatgcttttatttattttccttgcatAGTCTGACAGAGCTAATATACAGATTCTGATTTGTTTTGCCAAGAAAAGCCCTTTCTCAAGCAGATTTATTTACATAATCTATAATCAACTGAGTATTTGATTAAATGGAGGCAGAAGGCATTCTGGCCTTTTGTATGGTTATTGCTTCTGTAGGAGATACAACATATGAGGGCATAGAGgtcttaattaattaatatttcctAATTAGAAAAGAGACTCTGCCATGTCTCAAAAAGAATACATAGTTTGGAGGTGTGGTAAACTGGGACCTACTTCAGttgattttcttaatttatacaatcttatttatattacattaaaagttattttaaaatgattacctcagtactaaaaaattaaaaagacaaataatatacAAATCCATAGGCGATTTCAAGCACAATTATCTTCATGTTTATTGACTGGACCCCCTcaagaatgaaggtttgggttacTCCATCCGTTAAGCCACCAAGACCCACCAAAGTGAAAGAATTTAAAATGGACAGTGGAAAAGGGAGAAGATGAAGACCGCTGAGGCCCTAAGAGCAACTCTAGTGGTAAGGGCTATAGTTCATCCTACTAACCTCCCCCTTCTAAATTTCCCTTCCGTAAGAGAGGCCCACAGAGACCTTAGAGGTCTTTCAAATCTGTGTGGAGCTTCTCCTGAATGTGTGTAGTTTAAAAATTGGACCATAGAGGGCCCGAAATGGTGCTTCTCAGATCTCCTACTATGGAGTGTGTTAGGGTACTCCAGAGAAATAGCCAACAGAAtcaatgtgtgtatataatatatctatattttatagacatacatacataaacagatttattataaggaattggttcatgCGATtgtggaggctgacaagtccaaAGATCTGCCAGGTGAGTTAGCAAGCTGGACATCCAGAAGAGCTGATAGTGTAGTTCTCATCCAAAGGTTGTCAGACTCAAGACCCAGGAAGAGTCAGTGTttcagtttgagtccaaaggcagtAAAAAGCCAATGTCCCAGTTCAAATGCATTCAGGCAGGAGGAATTCTCTTTTACTTGGGGGAAGTTTAGCCTTCCTCTTCTATTCAGGTCTTCAATTGATTGGATGAGGTCCACTCATATTAGAGAGTGCAATCTGCTTCACTTAGTCGACCGATTTAAATGTTAGTCTGATCCAGAAACAccgtgtgatggttaatattaagtgtcaacttgattggattgaaggatgtctACATAGCTGATAACACAGTggtcccaacctttttggcaccagtttTGTGGTATACAGTTTTACcatggggtgggggatggtttcaggatgaaactgttccatctcagatcaggcattagattctcataaggagcggcACGACCTAGATCACTTGTGTGtgagttcacaatagggttggtgctcctatgagaatttaatgtggccgctgatctgacaggaggcagaactcaggcggtaatgctcaccCACCCTGCTGCTCATCTGCTGTGACGCTGGGTTCCCAACAGGCCACTGACCTGTATGGGTCCACAGCGGGGTTTGGGGACTCCTgtggtaaagtattgtttctgggtgtgtctatgagggtgttgccagaggagattgacgtttgagtcagtggactgggagaggaagacccaccctcaatgtagGTGGGCACCATGCAGTCAGCTGCCAAACGGCTAGATGGCGGCCAGAAGAGGGATAACCTTGCTTGCTGAGCCTTGTGGATTTcatctttcttccatgctggatgcttccttccactcctcctgcccttggacatcagactctaGGTTCTTTGGCCTTCGGACTCTGGGAGCTGCACAAGGGCCTCCTGGGGACTtttgggccttcagccacagaccgAGGGTTGCACTGTTGGCTTTGctgcttttgaggcttttggaatTGGATGGAGCAACtgctggcttctttcttcctcagcttgcagatggcctactgcaggacttcaccttgtgatagtGTGAGCCAGTTCTCCCTAGTAAACTCCATTTCATATAttca is part of the Pan paniscus chromosome 13, NHGRI_mPanPan1-v2.0_pri, whole genome shotgun sequence genome and harbors:
- the STRADB gene encoding STE20-related kinase adapter protein beta, encoding MSLLDCFCTSRTQVESLRPEKQSETSIRQYLVDEPTLSWSRPSTRASEVLCSTNVSHYELQVEIGRGFDNLTSVHLARHTPTGTLVTIKITNLENCNEERLKALQKAVILSHFFRHPNITTYWTVFTVGSWLWVISPFMAYGSASQLLRTYFPEGMSETLIRNILFGAVRGLNYLHQNGCIHRSIKASHILISGDGLVTLSGLSHLHSLVKHGQRHRAVYDFPQFSTSVQPWLSPELLRQDLHGYNVKSDIYSVGITACELASGQVPFQDMHRTQMLLQKLKGPPYSPLDISIFPQSESRMKNSQSGVDSGIGESVLVSSGTHTVNSDRLHTPSSKTFSPAFFSLVQLCLQQDPEKRPSASSLLSHVFFKQMKEESQDSILSLLPPAYNKPSISLPPVLPWTEPECDFPDEKDSYWEF